The Podarcis muralis chromosome Z, rPodMur119.hap1.1, whole genome shotgun sequence DNA segment AATGTCCATCACTCATAAACCAACATGACCAGtggccaagggtgatgggagttacagACCTGAAATTCAGTGTGGGGCTTCATGAGAGAGGGCATTCCCAGTCCAGGCTCCTCTATTATGGAATCTGCCCCCCCCAAACAAGGCTGGCACCcactattatgcattttgtgagtttacccaggcctttggattAATTATTGCTGCTCATTTGCTCTGAATGTTAACTCTttccatcattcattcattcattcattcgtgtGTTACGGTGCTTAGTGTAACTCTCTgggatgcacattttaaaaaaaaataaagagtgGGCTAAACATAGTTTAAGTACATAAATTAAATATGGGGGTGAGAGTAAAAGATTGTCCATATCTGCTTGAGAGAGGAGAATGGTCtaatgcagggtttcccaaacttggatctccagttgttttttgactatagctcccattatccctagctagcaggaccagtggtcagggatgatgggagttggagtcctaaagcagctggagacccaagtttgggaagccctggtcTAATGGGCTGTATGGGAATGATGCTAACACACTGCCCTTTCCCACTTCCTTCCAGAACTCCATCcgacacaacctctccctgcatAGCAAGTTCATTAAAGTGCACAACGAGGCTACAGGGAAGAGCTCTTGGTGGATGCTGAATCCAGAAGGCGGCAAGAGTGGAAAGGCCCCACGGAGGAGAGCAGCCTCCATGGACAACAGCAGCAAGCTGGTCAAGCCCAGAGGAAAAGCTCCCAGGAAGAAGGCAGTCATGCCAGTGGCCCCGGAATCTACTGCCGACAGCCCAGGCTCCCAGTACTCCAAGTGGCCTGGCAGCCCTTCTTCCAGAAGCAACGAGGACTCTGATGTGTGGACCAGCATCCGGCCTCGGACCAGCTCCAATGCCAGCACCATCAGTGCAAGGCTTTCCCCCATCCTAACTGAGCCAGATGACCTTGGAGACGAGGCGCTCCTTCCATCCCTTGTCTACTCCAGCGCATCTAGCAGTGTCCCACCCACAGTGACAGAGGAGCTGGAACTCATTGACGGCCTGAATCTGATGTCATCAAGCTCATCCTTGCTGTCAACTCAGCAGCCTTCTCCAGGCGGTCTGGCACAGAGGAATCCCAGTTTCTCCTTGCGAAGCCAGAGCTCAGCTGCTCAGGCATCGTCATTTGGCAGCTCCCTCTTCAACCCTGTTGATATCTCTCTGCACAGCTCTGCCAGCCACTTCTCTGGCCCACAGACCCTGGAAGCCCTCCTGACATCCAACTCACCACCACCCAGTGATGTGATGATGACGCAGGTAGATCCGATCCTCCCACAGAGCGGAGGCAGGTTGAACAGCCAGACTTTTCTGCTTCTGGGGGAGCAGTCCTCCAAAAACAGGATGAGGCCAGTTAACCCATTAAGAAAgcctccagagcagcagctggagtcGGTTGGCACTGCTTCCTTGCCGACTGCATTTTCAATGGCATCTCCTCAGAATACAGTCAGCCTGTCAGCTTTGAAGGCACCGGGCTCCACACAGCCTGCCCAGGCGGTCCAGCTGGGCACCCAGCCATTTCTGTCTGCAGCTACATTTGCCCCCTGTGGAGGCAATCAGGACAGATTGCCCAATGATTTGGACGATATGTACATGGAAAACCTTGAATGTGATGTGGATTACATAATCAACACTGACCTCATGGATGGAGAAGGACTGGACTTCAATTTTGAACCCATTCCATCTGCTCCCAGCTATCCCAACACGTCACAGGCCTCCAACCATACCTGGGTACCCAGTTAACTTCAGGATTGACAAAGGTAGGTGGATGTATGCAACCCACACttctccagcctggtgccctccagatgttttgcactacaactccaaTCCCTGCACTTTCCTATTTCAGATTGTCACAGGTTCTGAAAAGTCACAGTGGTGAGGGTTACCCCTACTATCAGGAGTGAGCCAGTAGTAAATCACATGAAATAAGTGAAGTaaactctttattagaaaaacaacaacaggatctgcacagaagtgtcaggcctaatgagcattaGCAAGTTTTCTTTGGTTGCAGACTCTGAAGGTCCCTCCTTCCTAACAGCTGCCTAATTCCTCTCCTCGCCCAggtttccccaagcaatctgagccTGCACCTGCATGTCACTAATTTACTGCCTCggcccattatacctgaaggagcatctccacccccattgatcagcctggacactgaggtgtCTCCTCCAACAGTCTTCTGTtggttcccttactgtgagaagtgaagttacagggaaccaggcagatgtcaaggagataaagaactatataacttttagaagacctctgaaggcatccctgtatagggaagtttttcgtttgatattttactatgttatATATATgttgtagggacacgggtggtgctgtggtttaaaccacagagcctaggacttgctgatcggaaggttgactgttggaatccccatgatggggtgagctcccgctgctcggtccctgctcctgccaacctagcagttcaaaagcatgtcaaagtgcaagtagataaataggtaccactccagcgggaaggtaaacggcatttccgtgcgctcctctggtttgccagaagcggcttagtcatgctggccacatgacccggaagctgtttgtggacaaacgccggctcccttggcctatagagcgagatgagcgtgcaaccccagagtcgtcagcgactgttacctttacctttatatatgttgtaagcctcccagagtgactggggaaactcagccagatgggtgggggttacaaataataaaataataaaataataataataataataataataataataataattattattattattattattattattaaaaaaattatttctccaccaccctcttcatgcctctcctggttctgggagactggaGCGGGGGGAGGTTGCCACAGCAAGAAGGGGAAacagacacctgtgactcttcaccagcctgactcatctctgcctcttggcttccctcaacccactctcctgcttcagcttcagcttctacctctgagtctggactgctctctaccacagactctcccagttctctaagccctgttacctcttcagcttccagcacctccttttccccatcttctccctctcATCGCCATCCCACACCAATTCctggctctgaggcttttaccatTGGAAGTTCTCCGGCTGGTTctgcccaccattcctctgcatccaatcAGTTCCTGACACCTACACAGGGCTGAAAAATAATTCAGGTATTGAGGTGCTGAATCAGAATCTCCAGCTTTGGTTTAATCCCACCAGCTGTTCTGCCATAAAGTGATTGCATGGTCAAGCTAACGAACCATGAGTGCTTAATACCTTAGAAAGTGTGAGGAACA contains these protein-coding regions:
- the FOXO4 gene encoding forkhead box protein O4, translating into MAEPAESPSAAESPSVAAALDPEFPPQSRPRSCTWPLPRPELAAADTEPGAAPGSGLGSPEEPAGVAAAGAAAAAAPGGGGGGSGGARKSGGGGGGSGGGARRNAWGSQSYADLISQAIESAPDKRLTLAQIYEWMVRSVPYFRDKGDSNSSAGWKNSIRHNLSLHSKFIKVHNEATGKSSWWMLNPEGGKSGKAPRRRAASMDNSSKLVKPRGKAPRKKAVMPVAPESTADSPGSQYSKWPGSPSSRSNEDSDVWTSIRPRTSSNASTISARLSPILTEPDDLGDEALLPSLVYSSASSSVPPTVTEELELIDGLNLMSSSSSLLSTQQPSPGGLAQRNPSFSLRSQSSAAQASSFGSSLFNPVDISLHSSASHFSGPQTLEALLTSNSPPPSDVMMTQVDPILPQSGGRLNSQTFLLLGEQSSKNRMRPVNPLRKPPEQQLESVGTASLPTAFSMASPQNTVSLSALKAPGSTQPAQAVQLGTQPFLSAATFAPCGGNQDRLPNDLDDMYMENLECDVDYIINTDLMDGEGLDFNFEPIPSAPSYPNTSQASNHTWVPS